One window of the uncultured Treponema sp. genome contains the following:
- a CDS encoding TetR/AcrR family transcriptional regulator, translated as MSGETKNQIIETALELFSQNGFLGTSMNDIASQLKITKGALYKHYESKQQILEQIIERMAELDLERAKKYEMPEVEQKKFAEAYTQIQAEKICEYSIAQFRHWTEENFSAQFRKMLTLEQFRSKEMSDLYQNYLGTGPLEYMTKIFKKITKSKLKAKQLALEFYGPIFILYSVYDGTEENTKKSVFVQLENHIKNFIERLEKERAKK; from the coding sequence ATGTCCGGCGAAACAAAAAATCAAATTATAGAAACTGCGCTTGAACTTTTTTCACAAAACGGATTTTTAGGAACTTCCATGAACGACATTGCATCTCAACTAAAAATCACAAAAGGCGCGCTTTACAAACATTACGAAAGCAAGCAGCAAATTCTTGAGCAGATTATTGAACGCATGGCAGAGCTTGATTTGGAACGCGCAAAAAAATACGAAATGCCAGAAGTTGAACAAAAAAAATTCGCAGAAGCATACACTCAGATTCAAGCTGAAAAAATCTGCGAGTACAGCATTGCGCAGTTCAGGCATTGGACGGAAGAAAATTTTTCCGCACAGTTCCGCAAAATGCTTACATTGGAACAGTTTCGCAGCAAGGAAATGTCTGACCTTTATCAAAATTATCTTGGAACAGGTCCGCTTGAATACATGACGAAGATTTTCAAAAAGATAACAAAATCAAAACTGAAAGCAAAACAACTTGCGCTTGAATTTTACGGACCGATTTTTATTCTTTACAGCGTTTATGATGGCACGGAAGAGAACACAAAAAAATCAGTTTTTGTTCAGCTTGAAAATCACATAAAAAATTTTATAGAGCGGCTCGAAAAAGAACGGGCGAAAAAATAA
- a CDS encoding flavodoxin domain-containing protein: MKAIIYTTNTGSTAQYAKMLAKQTGLPAFSMEEAKSKVEAGSEIIYLGWIMAAKVKGYKAAAKKYKIRAVCAVGMERTGTRTEQIREKTSVPAEVPLFTLQGNFNVKKLHGLYRLMMSMMVKMVTKQLGAKTDRTQRENEMLEIMLHGGEKVCAENLGEVISWYKKVQ; the protein is encoded by the coding sequence ATGAAAGCAATCATCTACACAACAAACACAGGAAGCACGGCGCAATACGCAAAAATGCTCGCGAAACAAACTGGACTTCCGGCATTTTCAATGGAAGAGGCAAAGTCAAAAGTCGAGGCAGGAAGCGAAATCATTTATCTTGGCTGGATAATGGCGGCAAAAGTAAAAGGCTACAAGGCGGCTGCAAAAAAGTACAAAATCCGTGCAGTCTGCGCAGTCGGCATGGAACGAACCGGAACACGCACAGAACAAATCCGCGAAAAAACTTCTGTTCCTGCCGAAGTTCCGCTTTTTACATTGCAGGGAAATTTCAATGTAAAAAAACTGCACGGGCTCTACCGTCTTATGATGAGCATGATGGTCAAAATGGTTACAAAGCAGCTCGGAGCAAAGACAGACCGCACTCAGCGGGAAAACGAAATGCTTGAAATTATGCTTCACGGCGGCGAAAAAGTTTGCGCGGAAAATCTAGGCGAAGTTATCAGCTGGTACAAAAAAGTTCAGTAA
- a CDS encoding nitroreductase: protein MNETLKILETRRSCRKFKPDMIPEEDLNAVIRAGTFAPTGKNLQSPIIIAVTNKELRDKISEENRKIGGWNEGFDPFYGAPVILIVLADKSVPTYIYDGSLVMGNLMNAAKSLGLGSIWIHRAKQEFESDFGRKILSDLGIKGDFEGIGHVALGYAAEGGEAKAAPRKENYVYWVK from the coding sequence ATGAACGAAACTTTGAAAATTCTTGAGACGCGCAGAAGCTGCCGCAAATTCAAGCCAGACATGATTCCGGAAGAAGATTTGAACGCTGTAATCCGAGCCGGAACTTTTGCGCCGACCGGAAAAAATCTTCAGTCGCCGATAATCATTGCGGTTACGAACAAGGAACTACGCGATAAAATCAGCGAAGAAAACCGGAAAATCGGCGGATGGAACGAAGGCTTTGATCCGTTTTACGGCGCGCCTGTGATTCTGATTGTCCTTGCCGACAAAAGCGTTCCGACCTACATTTACGATGGCTCGCTCGTTATGGGAAACCTGATGAACGCTGCAAAAAGTTTAGGGCTCGGCTCAATCTGGATTCACCGCGCAAAGCAGGAATTTGAAAGCGACTTCGGCAGAAAAATTCTTTCAGATCTCGGAATAAAAGGCGATTTTGAAGGAATCGGACACGTCGCGCTCGGTTACGCTGCCGAAGGCGGAGAAGCAAAAGCCGCTCCCCGCAAAGAAAATTACGTTTATTGGGTAAAGTAA
- a CDS encoding MATE family efflux transporter produces MKSDYLTSKPAFYALFVFSLPIIIGNLFQQLYTMVDSAVVGRFVGEQALAAVGASYSLTVVFICVAIGGGVGSSVIVSKYFGARNFSAMKTAVSTAFLTFLGISIFLGAVGIVINRPLLVALKTPSDALDMALVYLRIYFLGLPFLFMYNVISSMFNALGKSRIPLVFLIFSSVLNVALDFVFVAVFKTGVAGAAWATLIAQGLSCVLSFAVFMNTLGKFKDSDDGVAAKEAGCSGKFRFFDGRELASMAKIAIPSILQQSTVSIGMMLVQSVVNSFGSEALAGYSAFSRIASIAIVPMAALNNSMSSYTAQNIGAGKPERVVKGYRAANLMVAFFAVTLCVCIEFFYRPLISLFIGAGGSETALRTGQAALRFEGFFYCWIGFKMACDGLLRGAGDMKVFTLANLINLSIRVIVSVVCAPRFGIEWVWYSVPMGWFTNFVISFAEYRTGRWRRGFSL; encoded by the coding sequence ATGAAAAGCGATTATCTTACTTCAAAGCCGGCGTTTTACGCGCTTTTTGTTTTTTCTCTTCCGATTATTATTGGCAATTTGTTTCAGCAGCTTTACACGATGGTCGATTCGGCGGTCGTGGGGCGTTTTGTGGGCGAGCAGGCTTTGGCGGCGGTCGGGGCTTCGTATTCGCTTACGGTTGTTTTTATTTGCGTGGCGATTGGCGGCGGTGTCGGCTCTTCGGTAATTGTGAGCAAATATTTTGGCGCTCGCAATTTTTCGGCGATGAAAACTGCGGTAAGCACTGCGTTTCTGACATTTTTGGGAATCAGTATTTTTCTTGGCGCGGTGGGAATTGTTATAAACCGGCCGCTTCTTGTTGCGTTGAAAACTCCTTCTGATGCGCTGGACATGGCGCTTGTTTATCTGCGGATTTATTTTCTGGGGCTGCCGTTTTTGTTCATGTACAACGTGATTTCTTCGATGTTCAATGCGCTTGGAAAGTCGCGGATTCCGCTTGTTTTTCTGATTTTTTCTTCTGTGCTGAATGTCGCGCTGGATTTTGTGTTTGTTGCGGTTTTTAAGACCGGCGTTGCGGGTGCGGCTTGGGCTACGCTGATTGCTCAGGGACTTTCGTGCGTTTTGTCGTTCGCGGTTTTTATGAACACGCTTGGAAAATTCAAGGATTCGGATGATGGCGTTGCGGCGAAAGAAGCTGGTTGCAGCGGAAAATTCCGTTTTTTTGATGGACGAGAGCTTGCTTCAATGGCGAAAATCGCAATTCCTTCTATATTACAGCAGTCCACTGTTTCAATCGGAATGATGCTGGTTCAGTCCGTTGTGAACAGTTTCGGCTCGGAGGCTCTTGCCGGATATTCCGCGTTCAGCCGGATTGCGTCGATTGCGATTGTACCGATGGCGGCGTTGAACAACTCAATGTCCTCATACACGGCGCAAAACATCGGCGCGGGAAAACCTGAGCGCGTTGTAAAAGGCTACCGGGCGGCAAATCTTATGGTCGCGTTTTTTGCGGTAACGCTCTGCGTTTGCATTGAATTCTTTTACCGTCCGCTTATTTCTCTTTTTATCGGAGCTGGTGGAAGCGAAACTGCCTTGCGGACAGGGCAAGCGGCCTTGCGTTTTGAAGGATTTTTTTACTGCTGGATAGGATTCAAAATGGCATGCGACGGACTTTTGCGTGGAGCTGGCGACATGAAAGTTTTTACGCTTGCGAATCTAATCAACCTTTCAATCCGCGTTATTGTCTCGGTTGTATGCGCTCCACGGTTCGGAATTGAGTGGGTCTGGTATTCTGTTCCGATGGGCTGGTTCACGAACTTTGTGATTTCATTCGCGGAATACAGAACGGGAAGGTGGAGGAGGGGATTTAGTTTATGA
- a CDS encoding CrcB family protein: protein MILNILAVAAGGAVGSVLRYLFTLIPVKSVFPFQTFFVNMLGCFAIGVVTAAASLAAQKVSFRFSPLVVLFLKTGVCGGFTTFSTFALESANFVSGKNFFMAAIYAFSSLILGILCLIAGQNCIR from the coding sequence ATGATTTTGAATATTTTGGCGGTTGCGGCTGGCGGAGCGGTGGGAAGTGTTCTGCGTTATCTTTTTACGCTGATTCCAGTGAAGAGCGTTTTTCCGTTCCAGACTTTTTTTGTGAATATGCTTGGCTGCTTTGCGATTGGCGTTGTTACAGCGGCGGCTTCTTTGGCGGCACAGAAAGTTTCTTTTAGGTTCAGTCCGCTTGTTGTGCTTTTTCTTAAGACTGGTGTTTGCGGCGGATTCACAACTTTTTCTACGTTTGCGTTGGAAAGCGCGAATTTTGTTTCGGGGAAGAATTTTTTTATGGCGGCAATTTATGCTTTTTCAAGTCTGATTTTGGGAATTCTTTGTTTGATTGCCGGGCAGAACTGCATCCGTTAA
- a CDS encoding transglutaminase domain-containing protein, with protein sequence MEEKILEHYRKTGTFTYSGLYAQYFRTLPDDISELGRLVCSQVIHRVTLKEGNTNFNATLLYGDMNRYPWFAPRCHDDLLVTAAAMTAELFRLDERGFTKDRAVENKIVVTCRYVSVLMSTILKAKGIPARSRAGFAPYFKNGISMDHWINQYFCEKENRWITFDADGFYEEAGMEIRQYDIPHEKFDWAAESWISVRRGKSDGKKFLYADGKGTCGIPALARYLVYDFHALMNNELTFTFLPEFMDGRLDSLSEEELCELDELAELLLDPDKNFEKLCNVWETKRKFRVLNSPLVGSYDHGAEYYV encoded by the coding sequence ATGGAAGAAAAAATTTTGGAGCATTACAGAAAAACCGGAACGTTCACGTATTCAGGATTGTACGCGCAATATTTCCGCACGTTGCCAGACGACATTTCAGAACTCGGACGGCTTGTCTGTTCTCAGGTTATTCACCGGGTTACGCTCAAGGAAGGCAACACAAATTTCAACGCCACGCTTTTATACGGCGACATGAACCGCTACCCTTGGTTCGCTCCCAGATGCCACGACGATTTGCTTGTAACCGCAGCCGCAATGACAGCGGAACTTTTCAGGCTTGACGAGCGCGGATTTACAAAAGACAGAGCCGTGGAAAATAAAATTGTCGTAACTTGCCGCTACGTTTCAGTTCTTATGAGTACAATTTTAAAGGCGAAAGGAATTCCTGCAAGAAGCCGGGCGGGATTTGCTCCGTACTTTAAAAACGGAATCAGCATGGATCACTGGATAAATCAATATTTTTGCGAAAAGGAAAACAGATGGATTACTTTTGACGCTGACGGATTTTATGAGGAAGCCGGAATGGAAATTCGCCAGTACGATATTCCGCACGAAAAATTCGACTGGGCGGCGGAAAGCTGGATTTCAGTGAGGCGCGGAAAATCAGACGGAAAAAAATTTTTGTATGCGGACGGAAAAGGAACTTGCGGAATTCCTGCCCTCGCCCGCTATCTGGTTTACGACTTTCACGCGCTTATGAACAACGAGCTTACTTTTACATTTCTGCCGGAATTTATGGACGGAAGACTTGACTCCTTGAGCGAAGAGGAACTTTGCGAACTTGACGAGCTTGCAGAACTTCTTTTAGACCCGGACAAAAATTTTGAAAAACTTTGCAACGTCTGGGAAACAAAAAGAAAATTCCGCGTGCTCAACAGTCCGCTTGTAGGCAGCTACGACCACGGCGCAGAATATTATGTGTAA
- a CDS encoding GNAT family N-acetyltransferase, with protein MCKIRELDDSYFSQIKTMFRDVFSSPPWNDGWNDFVQLHEYICDLTQRRGSLVFGFFIDGKLYGAAIGCIRHWWSETEYILDYFFLNKEAQGKGNGKLFMKGIEDSLKKKNICTIYLQTEHGIPAYSFYKKTGFTELENCAMFLKVLE; from the coding sequence ATGTGTAAAATCCGCGAACTGGACGATTCTTATTTTTCGCAAATCAAAACTATGTTCCGCGATGTTTTCAGTTCGCCGCCTTGGAATGACGGCTGGAATGATTTCGTTCAGCTTCACGAATATATCTGCGACCTGACGCAACGCAGAGGCTCGCTTGTCTTCGGATTTTTTATAGACGGAAAACTTTACGGAGCCGCAATAGGCTGCATTCGGCACTGGTGGAGCGAAACTGAATACATTCTTGATTATTTTTTTCTGAACAAGGAAGCGCAGGGCAAAGGAAACGGAAAACTGTTCATGAAAGGAATTGAAGATTCGCTCAAAAAGAAAAATATATGCACAATTTACCTTCAGACAGAGCACGGAATTCCGGCATACAGCTTCTACAAGAAAACCGGATTCACCGAACTTGAAAACTGCGCCATGTTTCTCAAAGTCTTGGAGTAA